From the genome of Ralstonia insidiosa:
CGTAGGCGAAGGTGCCCGCGGGGTTCAGCAGCACCGTGACGGGCCCATGACCAACGCTGTTGCTCGCCGTGCTCGTGGCGGTGGTATCGACGGTCTGCACCAGCGTAAGCGCACCGTTGCTTGGGTTGATCGAGAACACGTTCAGATTGTTGGTCAGCACATTGGTCTCGTACAGGAAGCCTCCTGATGGGGAGATCGCGATGTAGTTCGGGCCGCTGTTGGCCCCTGTTGACACCGTTGTGGACGTCGCGGCCAATGCACCGGCGGTGATGCTGTAAATGCCGATGGTGCTGTCCCCCGAGTTGGCCACATAGGCAACGCTGCCTGCCGGGTTGACGGCGATGAACTCCGGCGAGTTGCCGGCGTTGACCGTGCTGCCGGTCTGCGTGAGGAGGCCTGTGCTGCTGTTGATGGCAAACGCCATGGCAGTCCCGGTCGTGCCGCCGCTGTTGTTGTTCACCACATAGGCGAAGGTACCCGCGCTGTTGATGGTGACGGTGTACGGGTTGGCACCGGCGGGGATGCTGGTCGCGGCCGAGAGCGCACCCGTGCTCGCGTTGATCGAGAACGCCGAGAGCGTGTTGCTCCCAAAATTGGCCGTGTACGTAAACTTGCCGTTGGGCGTGCGCGCAATGCTATAGGGCGTCGTGCTCGCGCCCGTGGTGGTGGGCGAGCCCACCACCGTCAGCACACCGGTATTCGGGTCGATGGAGAGCGTGGTGATGGTGCTGTCCACGGCATTGGCCACATACACAAACTTGCCCGCGGGGTCGATGGTGAGCGACAGGGGCACTTGCCCCACCGCTACCGGTGTCGTGCCGATGACCGTGGGCATGCCGGTGGTGGCATCCAGCGTGAAGGCGGAGACGGTGCCGTCGTTGGAGTTGACCGCATAGCCGAACAGCGGTCGCAGTATGCAGGCCACGGCAATGGTGGTCACGTTGGCTGTGCCCACCGTGCCGCTGCCGTTGGTGACGGTGCAGTTCTCACCCGAGGGCCGTGTGCCCACCGTGGCAGCGTATGGCTTGCCCTGTGCGAGCTTGGTCGGGAACTGGAAGTTGCCGTTGGCATTGACCACGACGGCATCACCGCCGTTGTCCAGCAGTGTGACCGTCTTGCCTGCGCTCAGGCCGCTGACTGTGCCGCCCACTGAGTAGGTGGGGGCGGGTGCCGGCGCTGGTGCGGGTGCTGGTACGGGGGCCGGCTTTGGTGCTGGCGCGGGCGATGGGGTCGGTGTGGGCGCCGGTGTTGGCGCGGGTGTGGCGTTGTTCGTCGGCGGTGTCGTGCTGGAGCTGGCATCGTCGCCGCCGCCACCGCAACCAGTGAGCCCGAGCGATAGCGCGGCGGCCATCACCAAGGCCGCGCCATGCAGGCTATGCGGGTATTGGGGGTGGGCTGGTGGGATTGGCGCCGGCAGCGGTTGTGCTGCAGCGCTGCCGATGTTCTCCCCTTGGGCGATTGATAGCTCGGCCATGGCTCCCCCCGTTCTTGTTGCGCTGTGTGTGTGGTCTTGCACTTTCCCGAAGCATAGAAACTCGGGGCCACACGCCGACATAGGCCAGTTGACCGACAAAGCCCTCCGCTGCATGGATAGGGACATGCGTTACACGCCCCTGCAAGCGTTTGGCGCGATACTGGAAGCCGCTCGTTGTTCGCCCGGTCAGTCACAGTCATGTCCACCAACGCCAACACCATCACCCTTCGCCAACTCTCGCCGTCTGATGCTGACGACGTCGCCGACTACCGCGCCATCCGCCTGGCCGCGCTCAAGGATTCGCCCGAGGCCTTCGGCTCAACGTGCGAGGCAGAGGCCGGGCTTTCGCAGGCGGCCTTTGCCGAGCGGCTCGCCACGACAACGGTGCTGGGGGCGTACGACGGTGCGCGCATCGTGGGCATGGTCGGCTTTAAGCAGCAGACCATTGCCAAGCTGGCGCACAAGGGGTTTGTGTGGGGCTTCTACGTGTCGCCCGAGGTGCGTGGGCGCGGGGTGGGGGCGGCCCTGGTGGATGGCGTCGTGGTTGCGGCCACGGGTGTGGTCGAGCAACTCACGCTGTCGGTGGTGCAAGGCAACGCAGCGGCGCTGGCGCTGTACGCGCGTTGCGGTTTTGAAACCTATGGCATCGAGCCGCGTGCGCTCAAGTCGGCCGGTGGTTACGCGGATGAAATATTGATGGTGCGCTTCCTGTAGTTCAACCGGTGACAGCTGGTGATGGTGACGGTCACAAAGCTCAGCGCGGAGATCTCTTCATCGCTCGGGTCGGCGGCCGGCGTGTGCGACACCAGCTCGGCCCAGCACAGTGCGGATGGGGCTGCCTGATGCCAGCGAATCCACGCGTCCTGCAGCACGTCTTCGGCATCGGCGTGCGTGCCGAGCATGCGGTAGGCAAGCGCAAACAGGCGGGGCGGGCCGCGGTGAAGGCCGTGTCCAGGCTGGTGGTGCGGATGGGTGAGCGCGTGGGCGCGGTCATGGTGCGGTGTGTCGTCCAGGGAGGTTATTTCCTAGACGGACAGGCACGGGGGGTTGTGACAGGGCTTGATGGTATGCCGCTTTCCGCCCACGCACCGTGTCGTCCGGGGCTGCGCTCAGTGCCGGCGCGTTTGCCGCCCGTACATCAGCGTCAGCGCGCCGGCGAGCATGGCCGATGCGCCCAGCAGGCCCACGCCGGCGGTCGCTGTGTGCGTCTTGTCCGTCAGCCAGCCGATGGCAAATGGGCTGACAAAGCCAGACAGGTTGCCGATGGCGTTGATGAAGCCGATGCCCGCTGCGGCAGCCATGCCGTCTAGCCGCGCGGTCGGCAGGTTCCAGAACAGCGGCAGCGCTGACAGGATGCCCGCCGAGGCGATCGTCAGTGCCGCCATGGCGGGCACCAACTGGTCAACCATGAGCGCGCTCACGCAGAAGCCCACGCCCGCGACCAGTGCACTGGTGCCCACCAGCGTGCCCCAGTTGCGGCGGCGGTCTGCCTGCCGCGCCACGAGGTTCATGGCCACCATGGCGGCTGCGTATGGCACGGCGCTCAGCCAGCCCACCGTGACAGTGCTGGCGATGCCTGCCGCGCGAATCACGCTCGGCAGCCAGAAACTCACGCCGTACAGGCCCGCAAGCAGCAGGAAGTAGATCAGCGCGAACAGCAGTACCGTGCCATTGAGGATGTCTGCCGCGCGGTGCACGCGTGCCTGGGGTGGTGCCGCCTGCGCGAGATCGGCCTCCAGGCGTGCCAGCGCGTCGGTATCGAGCCAGCGCACATCGCGCGGCCGGCTCGGCAGCAGGAAGAACGCCAGCACGCCCACCAGCGCGGAGGGCAGGCCCTCCAGCGCGAACATCCAGCGCCAGCCCGCATGCCCAAGGTGCCCGTCAAATGCCGCCAGGATCCAGCCCGACAACGGGCCGCCCACGATGCCCGCCACCGCCGTGGCGCTCATGAACAATGTGGTCATGCGGCCCCGCCGGTGCGCCGGAAACCAGTAGGTGAGATACAGCACGACGCCCGGAAAGAAGCCGGCTTCCGCCACGCCCAGCAGGAAGCGCAGCACATAGAACCCGGTCGTGCTTTGCACCCAGCCCATGGCTGCCGACAGCAGCCCCCACGACACCATGATCCGCGCGATCCAGGTGCGTGCGCCCAGCCGGTGCAGCAGCATGTTGCTGGGCACCTCGAAGATGAAATAGCCGAGGAAGAAGATGCCCGCCCCCAGCCCGTAGGCGGTGGCGCTCAGGCTCAGGTCAGCTGCCATTTGCAGCTTGGCCGTGCCGATGTTGACGCGGTCCAGGTAGGCCAGCACCTGGGCCAGCAGCAGGATCGGCATCAGCCGCCAGCCGATGCGGCGATAGATGCCCTCGAGTGCCGGATCCGCCGGCGTGGTGCCAGGCATTGAGGGGGCAGCGGGCGCGGGCTGGGCCAGCGCACCGGCGTGCGGGTGCGAGTTCATGCGGTCTCCTTTGATGTTGTTGTGTGGGGTGTCGGGGGGCGAGCTAGCCCGGCGCGCGGGAGTCGGTCTTCTGGTACAGCGCCCGTTCGAGCGTTTCCACCAGCACGCAGCATTGCCACCAGCCGGGCGGCGCGTCGGCTGCAATGGCGTCGCGCAGCACGTTGTGGATGACGAGGGCCATGCTGTGCTGCAGCTCGGCCGAGCGCGGGTTGGTCAGCACCAGCCGGGCCACGATGAACTGGGCCTGCGCATCGTCGCCGGCCAGGAACGTGTTGGTGATGTGCACGCGGCTCTTGAGGTCATGCAGCCGCGCGCTGCCGCTATCGGCCAACTGGCGGTGGATCGTTTGCAGCAGCGCGGGGAAGTCCAGGCGACGTGCCAGCGGCTCGGTCGCTTCGATCACGATATGGGGCATGGCAGTGCGCGGGGGAGGCGTCAGGCAGAGGGGCGGGCGTGCTGCGTTGCCCGCCGCGCCGGCTTCAGAGGGTTTCCTGCTCGCGCACGGTCAGCGGGCTTGTGGCCGCATAGCGGGCGATCTCGTCCTTGCGCAGGAAGGCCACGCCGGGGTGTTGCTTGGCGTAGCGCAGGAAGGCATCCCACGCGCGCACCATCTGCGGTGTGCCGCTGATGCGGTCGTGCGCGCTGATCGACATCATGCGGCGGCGCGCGCCGGCCTCTTCGTAGAGCTGGTCGAAGTCCAGCTTGATCTGCTCCAGGAACGCCGATGGCGAATAGTTGCGGCCTTCCACCAGCAGGATGTCGTTATTGCGCAGCGTGTAGGGCACGACCACGAAGTCGCGGGCGTTGACCTGCTCGATGAAGGGCTCGTCCCGGCTGAGATCATCGATGTGGTAGAGGTAGCCCAGCTCCTGCAGCAGCGACAGTGTGTTGGGGCCGCGTCGCAGCCAGTTGCAGTTGTAGCCCACCGGGCGCTGGCCCGTCACCGCCTCGACCATGGTGACGGCCTCGCTCAGGAAGGCGCGCTCCTGAGCACGCGTCATGGCGTATTGCGAACTCCAGCGTGGGCCGTGCGCGGCGGCTTCATGGCCACGTGCCACGATCTCGCGCGCCAGCTCGGGATGCCGTTGCACCGCCTCGCCGATCATGTGCGAGGTCACTTTCACGCCGTGGCGGTCCCACAGGTCCAGCATGCGCGGGATGCCCTCGCGGTAGCCGTAGGCAAACCACGTGTTGGTGGCTGGGTCGGACGGCATGCTGGCCGGAAAGTCGATCTTCGGAAACGGGCTATCGGTGCCCTTGGGCGGCTGGCCGCCGGCCTCGAACTGCATCGAGATGGAGATGACCAGGCGGATGCCATTTGGCCAGAACTGGCCGGAAGCCGAAGCGGTCGTGGCGGCTGGGGCGCCGCCTTGACGCGGCTGCGCAGCGGCGTTGCCGGCCAGTAGCGCACCGGCAGCCAGCGCGCCCGCTCCGGTTCCGGCACGCGCGAGAAAGGTGCGGCGGCCCGCGTCTGTCGGGGTGGCAGGGGTATCGACGCTGGCGTCGGTGGAGGGGCGGGCATCAGGCAATCGAGTCATGGCACAGGCAGGAACGTGAAAGACCGACGCATGCTAGTCTTCGCGAAATCGCGGAAATACCGCTGCCAATAGGAAACATCCTTTCCTGATTGCGAAGAATCTCCTCATGCTCGACAACTTGCCCGCGCTCATTTCGTTTGCCCGTATCGTCTCGGCCGGCAGTTTGTCGGCGGCGGCGCGTGAGATGGACCTGCCGCTGTCCGTGGTCAGCAAGCGGCTGGCACAACTCGAAGCGGCACTGGGTGTGCGCCTGATCCAGCGCACCACCCGCCGCCAGACGCTGACCGAAGAGGGCGCGTTGTTTCACAGCCGCGTGGTACGCATCCTGGATGAAATCGATCAGGCCGAGGCATTGCTGATGCAGCGGCGCCAGGCCGTGACTGGCCTGCTGCGCGTGACGGCGCCGGGCCAGCTGGGGCGGCGGCGCATTGCGCCCATCGTGGCGGCGTTTCAGCGCGAGCATCCGCAACTGAGCGTGCAGCTTGAGCTGACCGATGCGGTGGTCGACCTGATCGACAGCGGTTACGACATGGCGATCCGCTTTGGCGCCCTGACCGACTCCACGCTGATCGCGCGGCCGCTGGCGCCCAACTTTCGCGTGCTGTGCGCCTCGCCGGCCTACCTGGCCGAACATGGCGCGCCCGTGCATCCGTCAGACCTGGTGCGGCATCGCTGCATCCTGATCGGTGACCAGCGCCGTACCGACCTGCACTTCAGTGGCGAGGGCGAAGCGCACACCGTGCGCGTCACCGCGTCCATTGTCACCAACGATGGCGAGGCCGCGCATACGCTGGCGGCCGAAGGTGCGGGCATTGCCGTCAAATCCATCTGGGATGTGGGCGACGATCTGCTGGCCGGGCGTCTGGTGCGGGTGCTCCCGGGGCATGCCGTGTCGGCCGCACCGCTGCATGCCATCTATCCGCACAGCCAGCACCTTGCGCCGCGTGTGCGCGTGTTTGTCGACTACGTACGGGATCGGCTGCAGCAGGCCTGGCGTTGGGATGCGCTGTGAGGACGGCGCAGGCGCCCTATCATGAGCGTTCTTTTGCACACCCACGCATCGCCCCACCCAGGAGACCCCATGAAGCTGATCGGCATGCTTGATTCGCCCTACGTCCGCCGTACCGCCATTTCGCTCAAGCTGCTCGGCCTGTCGTTCGAGCATGCGTCGGTGTCGGTCTTCCGGCATTTCGACCGCTTTCACGAGATCAACCCGGTGGTGAAGGCGCCCACGCTGGTGTGCGATGACGGCACCGTGCTAATCGATTCCACGCTCATCATCGACTATGCCGAGACGCTGGCCGGCCGCAGCCTGATGCCTGCCGCGCTGCCTGCGCGTCAGCACGCGTTGCGTGTCATCGGACTGGCATTGGCCGCGTGTGAGAAGGCGATGCAGATCGTCTACGAACACAACCTGCGCCCGACCGAGAAGGTGCATGCGCCGTGGGTGGACCGCGTGCACGGTCAACTGCACGCCGCGCTCGACGCGCTGGAAGCGGAGTGGAAGGATGCGCCGCTGCCTGCGGATGCGAGCGCGCTGACGCAAGCCGGTGTGACGACCGCCGTGGCCTGGGGCTTTATCCAGTTGATGGTGCCGGACCGCGTGCCAGCGGCGAGCTACCCGCGCGTGACGGCGTTGTCGGCCGCGGCGGAGCAGCTGGAGGTGTTTCGCGCGTGGCCGATCGACGCGGAGTGATGGATTGCGTGAATCAGCGGGCCGCTCAGGCGGCCTGCGGCTGGATCGTCGCCTGACGGTACAGCCCGCCCACCAAGTCTGATTCAGTAATGATGCCGGCCAGCCGGCCCTCGGCATCCACCACCGGAATGTGATGGTGCCCGGCGCTGGCAAACAGCGGCACCAGGTCGGACATGGGCGCGGTGGCGGCAATGGTCTGCACATGCGTCTTCA
Proteins encoded in this window:
- a CDS encoding 5-carboxymethyl-2-hydroxymuconate Delta-isomerase; amino-acid sequence: MPHIVIEATEPLARRLDFPALLQTIHRQLADSGSARLHDLKSRVHITNTFLAGDDAQAQFIVARLVLTNPRSAELQHSMALVIHNVLRDAIAADAPPGWWQCCVLVETLERALYQKTDSRAPG
- a CDS encoding glutathione S-transferase, translated to MKLIGMLDSPYVRRTAISLKLLGLSFEHASVSVFRHFDRFHEINPVVKAPTLVCDDGTVLIDSTLIIDYAETLAGRSLMPAALPARQHALRVIGLALAACEKAMQIVYEHNLRPTEKVHAPWVDRVHGQLHAALDALEAEWKDAPLPADASALTQAGVTTAVAWGFIQLMVPDRVPAASYPRVTALSAAAEQLEVFRAWPIDAE
- a CDS encoding LysR family transcriptional regulator; the encoded protein is MLDNLPALISFARIVSAGSLSAAAREMDLPLSVVSKRLAQLEAALGVRLIQRTTRRQTLTEEGALFHSRVVRILDEIDQAEALLMQRRQAVTGLLRVTAPGQLGRRRIAPIVAAFQREHPQLSVQLELTDAVVDLIDSGYDMAIRFGALTDSTLIARPLAPNFRVLCASPAYLAEHGAPVHPSDLVRHRCILIGDQRRTDLHFSGEGEAHTVRVTASIVTNDGEAAHTLAAEGAGIAVKSIWDVGDDLLAGRLVRVLPGHAVSAAPLHAIYPHSQHLAPRVRVFVDYVRDRLQQAWRWDAL
- a CDS encoding GNAT family N-acetyltransferase, encoding MSTNANTITLRQLSPSDADDVADYRAIRLAALKDSPEAFGSTCEAEAGLSQAAFAERLATTTVLGAYDGARIVGMVGFKQQTIAKLAHKGFVWGFYVSPEVRGRGVGAALVDGVVVAATGVVEQLTLSVVQGNAAALALYARCGFETYGIEPRALKSAGGYADEILMVRFL
- a CDS encoding MFS transporter → MNSHPHAGALAQPAPAAPSMPGTTPADPALEGIYRRIGWRLMPILLLAQVLAYLDRVNIGTAKLQMAADLSLSATAYGLGAGIFFLGYFIFEVPSNMLLHRLGARTWIARIMVSWGLLSAAMGWVQSTTGFYVLRFLLGVAEAGFFPGVVLYLTYWFPAHRRGRMTTLFMSATAVAGIVGGPLSGWILAAFDGHLGHAGWRWMFALEGLPSALVGVLAFFLLPSRPRDVRWLDTDALARLEADLAQAAPPQARVHRAADILNGTVLLFALIYFLLLAGLYGVSFWLPSVIRAAGIASTVTVGWLSAVPYAAAMVAMNLVARQADRRRNWGTLVGTSALVAGVGFCVSALMVDQLVPAMAALTIASAGILSALPLFWNLPTARLDGMAAAAGIGFINAIGNLSGFVSPFAIGWLTDKTHTATAGVGLLGASAMLAGALTLMYGRQTRRH
- a CDS encoding polysaccharide deacetylase family protein, producing MTRLPDARPSTDASVDTPATPTDAGRRTFLARAGTGAGALAAGALLAGNAAAQPRQGGAPAATTASASGQFWPNGIRLVISISMQFEAGGQPPKGTDSPFPKIDFPASMPSDPATNTWFAYGYREGIPRMLDLWDRHGVKVTSHMIGEAVQRHPELAREIVARGHEAAAHGPRWSSQYAMTRAQERAFLSEAVTMVEAVTGQRPVGYNCNWLRRGPNTLSLLQELGYLYHIDDLSRDEPFIEQVNARDFVVVPYTLRNNDILLVEGRNYSPSAFLEQIKLDFDQLYEEAGARRRMMSISAHDRISGTPQMVRAWDAFLRYAKQHPGVAFLRKDEIARYAATSPLTVREQETL
- a CDS encoding lactonase family protein, translating into MAELSIAQGENIGSAAAQPLPAPIPPAHPQYPHSLHGAALVMAAALSLGLTGCGGGGDDASSSTTPPTNNATPAPTPAPTPTPSPAPAPKPAPVPAPAPAPAPAPTYSVGGTVSGLSAGKTVTLLDNGGDAVVVNANGNFQFPTKLAQGKPYAATVGTRPSGENCTVTNGSGTVGTANVTTIAVACILRPLFGYAVNSNDGTVSAFTLDATTGMPTVIGTTPVAVGQVPLSLTIDPAGKFVYVANAVDSTITTLSIDPNTGVLTVVGSPTTTGASTTPYSIARTPNGKFTYTANFGSNTLSAFSINASTGALSAATSIPAGANPYTVTINSAGTFAYVVNNNSGGTTGTAMAFAINSSTGLLTQTGSTVNAGNSPEFIAVNPAGSVAYVANSGDSTIGIYSITAGALAATSTTVSTGANSGPNYIAISPSGGFLYETNVLTNNLNVFSINPSNGALTLVQTVDTTATSTASNSVGHGPVTVLLNPAGTFAYVVSAIDNSVTAYSINASTGMLTAVANGSAATGKIPRGMAIVAVP